A single region of the Ictalurus punctatus breed USDA103 chromosome 17, Coco_2.0, whole genome shotgun sequence genome encodes:
- the med13b gene encoding mediator of RNA polymerase II transcription subunit 13-like isoform X3, with amino-acid sequence MSSCFVPNGASLEDCHSNLFCLADLTGIKWKCFVWQGPTSSPIVFPVTEEDPILCSFSRCLKADVLSVWRRHQTPGRRELWLFWWGDDPNFAELIHHELSSNEDGVWESGLTYECRTLLFKAIHNLLERCLMNRCFVRIGKWFVKPYEKDEKPINKSEHLSCSFTFFLHGDNNVCTSVEINQHQPVYLLSEEHLTQAQHSSSPVQVILSPYGLNGTLTGQSFKLSDPPTQKLIEEWKQFYPIGPNTKETPEDKLDDLDWEDDSLAAVEVLVAGVRMVYPACLVLVAQSDIPAPAAASSSGAMITPGGHHSHGAHRESALSSVTLTPPTSPEEAQKVSQPAPRWTKISSAADGFSLDSTSHHGGKVPRKLASHLLEAVWQECNVNRAQNKRKFSAIASGVCEEEMDKAGVWDFVERYQRMQCNCSRHKNLKQRTSNTPGLPLPAGQPSQLPSKYKVAEKPEKAEKQQKRPQTPFHHRSSVGEDLSLEPDERSSHYRALHHGDVETSKTQTLHTSSRDMVGSPQPPPLSPHPCEREEDTPAELKRSSTPLHQQFYPPSSSEACLLPSKSPDRASFDPLTSEYTTAYPDSLEPTVYVGSAISPNEDTSHNPWRYFRLPGKRNMDLHPPQLPLDRLKQDSLDSAVSVTEMMASSATLKVSEERVKMYIQKKNQYLSVSGCDGEQEQDKDPYAFVEGDEEFSFTDKEKRPGAEPAKRNKRDDGSTSSTDDTHGSACSKPLPSTSLIHETDLAVSINDLDNLFNSDEDELTPGARKTGSGAEEKFGGKEPKPAAADTLSCLSAADLHQMFPTPPSLEQHIMGFSPMNMGSKDCGSVETGAGFTLADGPLLIGTFKMEVEEGLCSPKPSEIKDFSFVFKPDPSQVFVGSSLYAPLKTLPSQCLISLKLPEECVYRPSWTVGKLEMLQPVPAMSFLGKDSNIPSVGSAMELQDYTQTYTPQTHTPIQSSSAPPSNSGAGILPSPATPRFSAPTPRTPRTPRTPRGPASAQGSMKYDNSDLYSPASTPSTLRPLSSVEPATAPSVPEAHSLYVTLILSDSTMNLFKDCNFDSCCVCVCNMNIKGADAGVYISDTGLDSQYSTTETCSCGFSAVVNRRYANGAGLFLEDELDVVGRGTDAGREAEKHLEAQRHTSSVHLQDELLLLLQEQCSNPFPALCMPEPRVGLVPRPPRRLEERDYCSDCYLALEHGRQFMDNMSGGKVDETLVKNSCLHSWANRNAMDVSLLFSQDVLRMLLSLQPVLQDAIQKKRSVRSWGVQGPLTWQQFHKMAGRGSYGTDESPEPLPIPTFLVGYEYDFVVLSPFVLPYWEKLLLDPFGSQRDVGYVVVCPDNETLLTGAKTFFRDLTAVYEACRLGQHKPICKAHADGIVTVSTAGLRPQAEQPLSDWFFKMCNTINNDSITKLKLYAQVCRHDLAPYLAAQSLDSSLLSQRNPSSSSSSTSTVSQPASSSSTSTGPQNTSTVTSTSTASTNSSTAAPTSATSSNSQGLGGLGSNKPSSLPPFGAQGIQHAGAQNTGTIGDGPSAMSQPQAPPEPPESTMERDKVGVPTDGDSHAVSYPPAIVVYIVDPFSYEETSRGCNSSMWSLGLLYCYMEMLQFLPPHIRNAVSVQVVPCQYLLQPVRSEERHMYAQHLKSLAFSVYTQCRRPLPNSTNVKTLTGFGPGLAIDTALQSSERAEFVRLYTPPFVLAPVKDKQTELGETFGEAAQKHNVLFVAYCLSHDQRWLLASCTDQYGELLETCIISIDVPNRARRKKGSARRLGLQKLWEWCVSLVQVTSLPWRVVIGRLGRMGHGELQDWSILLSRRNLQSLSRRLKEMCRMCGISSADSPSILSACLVALEPQATFVIMPDSVSTGSVFGRSTALNMQTSQLNTPQDTSCTHILVFPTSAVVQVIDTPFNPIHDAMGGMDVILDLLVSENDVDPDLINILPNSPTTSPVHSPGSHYHHGGDGSKGQSTDRMESHDETPNILQQPMALGYFVSTAKAGPLPEWFWSSCPQAKNQCPLFLKASLHLHVSSVQSDELLHSKHSHPLDSNHTSDVLRFVLEQYNALSWLTCDPATQDRRSCLPVHFVVLNQMYNFIMNVL; translated from the exons ATGAGTTCTTGTTTTGTACCCAACGGGGCGAGCCTGGAGGACTGCCACTCCAACCTATTTTGTCTG GCTGACCTCACAGGCATCAAATGGAAGTGCTTTGTATGGCAAGGCCCCACATCTTCACCCATCGTCTTCCctgtgactgaggaagaccccATCCTGTGCAGCTTCAGCCGGTGCCTAAAGGCGGACGTGTTGAGCGTGTGGCGGCGGCACCAGACGCCCGGACGCCGAGAGCTCTGGCTCTTCTGGTGGGGCGACGATCCCAACTTTGCCGAGCTCATCCACCACGAGCTTTCGA GTAATGAAGACGGTGTGTGGGAAAGCGGTTTGACGTACGAGTGCCGCACACTGCTCTTCAAAGCCATCCACAACCTGCTGGAGCGCTGCCTCATGAACCGCTGCTTTGTGCGCATCGGCAAGTGGTTTGTCAAACCCTACGAGAAAGATGAGAAGCCCATCAACAAGAG CGAGCATCTTTCCTGTTCCTTCACCTTCTTCTTGCATGGAGACAACAACGTCTGTACCAGCGTGGAGATCAACCAGCATCAGCCTGTCTACTTGCTGAGCGAGGAACACCTGACTCAGGCCCAGCACAGCAGCAGCCCAGTGCAAG TCATTCTCAGTCCATATGGTCTGAACGGGACACTTACGGGCCAGTCCTTTAAGCTTTCTGATCCGCCGACACAAAAGTTAATAGAAGAGTGGAAGCAGTTTTATCCCATTGGCCCCAACACCAAGGAGACCCCAGAAGACAAGTTGGACGACTTGGACTGGGAAGATGATTCGTTGGCTGCTGTGGAGGTTCTTGTCG cTGGAGTCAGGATGGTGTACCCGGCGTGCTTGGTGCTTGTAGCCCAGTCGGATATTCCGGCCCCGGCCGCAGCGAGCTCCTCCGGCGCTATGATTACCCCGGGAGGACATCATAGTCACGGCGCACACCGAGAATCTGCACTCTCCTCAGTTACGCTCACTCCTCCAACTTCACCAGAGGAGGCTCAAAAAG TTTCTCAGCCTGCTCCGAGGTGGACAAAGATTTCCTCAGCAGCTGATGGCTTCAGCTTGGACAGTACTAGTCATCATGGGGGTAAAGTTCCTCGCAAGTTGGCCAGTCATTTGTTGGAGGCAGTGTGGCAGGAATGCAATGTCAACCGTGCTCAGAacaa GAGAAAGTTCTCAGCTATAGCCAGTGGTGTATGTGAGGAGGAGATGGACAAAGCTGGTGTTTGGGATTTTGTTGAACGCTATCAAAGGATGCAGTGCAATTGCTCAAG ACATAAGAACCTGAAGCAACGTACGAGTAACACTCCTGGACTTCCCCTCCCTGCTGGCCAGCCCTCTCAACTCCCCTCCAAATACAAAGTGGCAGAGAAACCAGAGAAAGCAGAGAAGCAGCAGAAGAGGCCTCAAACGCCCTTCCACCACCGCAGCTCTGTGGGTGAGGACTTGAGCCTGGAGCCAGACGAAAGAAGCAGCCATTATCGTGCCCTTCACCATGGGGATGTTGAGACAAGCAAAACTCAAACCCTGCACACATCATCCAGAGACATGGTTGGCTCACCTCAGCCTCCACCGCTCAGCCCACATCCCTGTGAACGAGAGGAAGACACACCAGCAGAGCTGAAACGCTCTTCCACCCCACTTCATCAACAGTTCTACCCTCCCTCTTCTTCTGAGGCCTGCCTTCTACCTTCGAAAAGCCCAGATCGCGCTTCCTTTGACCCTTTGACCTCGGAGTATACTACAGCTTACCCAGACTCTCTGGAACCCACAGTGTATGTTGGCTCAGCCATCAGCCCCAACGAGGACACGAGCCACAACCCTTGGAGGTACTTCAGACTCCCTGGCAAAAGAAATATGGACCTTCATCCTCCTCAGCTTCCTCTGGACAGACTGAAGCAGGACAGCCTGGACAGCGCTGTTTCTGTCACAGA GATGATGGCTTCCTCTGCGACTCTGAAGGTGTCAGAGGAGCGGGTGAAGATGTACATTCAGAAGAAGAACCAGTATCTCTCGGTATCTGGGTGCGATGGAGAGCAGGAGCAGGATAAAGATCCCTACGCTTTTGTGGAGGGAGATGAGGAGTTCTCTTTCACTGATAAGGAGAAGAGGCCTGGAGCAGAACCTGCAAAGAGAAACAAG AGGGACGATGGTAGCACGTCTTCAACCGATG ACACTCACGGCTCAGCCTGCAGTAAGCCTCTCCCCTCCACCAGCCTAATACATGAGACCGACCTGGCTGTGTCAATAAATGATCTGGATAATCTCTTCAACTCGGATGAAGATGAGCTTACG CCTGGAGCCAGGAAAACTGGGAGTGGAGCAGAGGAGAAATTTGGTGGCAAGGAGCCCAAACCAGCAGCAGCAGACACTCTGTCATGTTTAA gtgctgcAGATCTACACCAGATGTTTCCAACACCTCCGTCTCTCGAGCAACACATCATGGGCTTCTCCCCCATGAACATGGGTAGTAAGGACTGTGGTTCTGTGGAAACTGGGGCAGGATTCACTCTGGCAGATGGGCCATTGCTCATTGGAACTTTTAAAATGGAGGTGGAGGAAGGCCTCTGCAGCCCCAAGCCCTCAGAGATCAAG gatTTCTCATTTGTATTTAAGCCAGATCCTAGTCAGGTTTTCGTGGGCAGCTCTCTGTACGCTCCCTTAAAGACACTTCCTAGTCAATGCCTGATTTCCCTCAAGCTGCCGGAGGAGTGTGTCTACCGGCCCAGCTGGACTGTCGGCAAACTGGAGATGCTGCAGCCAGTGCCTGCCATGTCTTTCCTTGGCAAGGACAG TAACATTCCTAGTGTAGGCAGTGCCATGGAGCTGCAAgactacacacaaacatacacccCTCAGACCCACACCCCTATCCAGTCCAGCAGCGCCCCGCCTAGCAACAGCGGTGCAGGTATCCTACCATCACCAGCCACGCCGCGCTTTTCAGCACCCACACCGAGGACACCACGTACCCCCCGCACCCCGCGTGGCCCTGCTAGCGCCCAGGGCTCGATGAAATACGACAACTCTGACCTGTATTCTCCCGCCTCCACCCCATCCACCCTCAGGCCTCTCAGCTCGGTGGAACCAGCTACAGCGCCATCGGTGCCTGAGGCCCACAGCCTCTATGTCACGCTCATCCTCTCCGACTCAACCATGAACTTGTTTAAAGACTGTAATTTTGACAGttgctgtgtgtgcgtgtgcaacATGAACATCAAGGGTGCTGACGCAGGTGTTTACATTAGTGACACAGGCCTGGATTCGCAATACTCCACCACAGAAACTTGCTCCTGTGGCTTCAGTGCCGTCGTCAACCGACGCTACGCAAATGGCGCTGGCCTCTTTCTTGAGGATGAGCTAGACGTTGTGGGCAGGGGCACAGATGCTGGCCGAGAAGCAGAAAAGCACCTGGAAGCACAGCGGCATACTTCCTCAGTACACCTCCAAGACGAGCTCCTCCTTCTGTTGCAGGAGCAGTGCTCCAACCCCTTTCCCGCTCTGTGCATGCCAGAGCCCAGGGTCGGCTTGGTACCAAGGCCGCCTCGGCGCCTGGAGGAGAGGGACTACTGCAGTGACTGCTACCTGGCACTGGAGCATGGTCGTCAGTTCATGGACAACATGTCTGGAGGGAAAGTAGATGAAACGTTGGTCAAGAACTCGTGTTTGCACTCCTGGGCCAATCGTAATG ccATGGATGTGAGCTTGCTGTTTTCTCAGGATGTGCTAAGGATGTTACTGTCTCTGCAGCCTGTGCTGCAGGACGCCATCCAGAAGAAGCGATCTGTGCGCTCCTGGGGTGTCCAGGGTCCCCTTACTTGGCAGCAGTTCCACAAGATGGCTGGCAGGGGATCTTATG GTACGGATGAATCTCCTGAGCCGTTACCCATACCGACGTTCCTAGTCGGTTATGAGTATGACTTTGTGGTTCTGTCACCTTTTGTCCTGCCCTATTGGGAGAAGCTGCTACTGGACCCCTTTGGTTCTCAGAGAGATGTCGGCTACGTGGTGGTGTGTCCTGACAACGAGACTCTGCTGACTGGTGCTAAAACTTTCTTCAGAGACTTGACTGCAGTCTATGAG GCGTGTCGGCTTGGGCAGCACAAGCCCATCTGCAAGGCCCACGCTGATGGGATAGTAACAGTGAGTACTGCTGGCTTGAGACCTCAGGCAGAGCAACCGCTCAGTGACTGGTTCTTCAAAATGTGCAACACCATCAACAACGACTCCATAACAAAACTTAAACTCTACGCACAAGTGTGCCGGCATGACTTGG CTCCATACCTGGCAGCCCAGTCTTTAGACAGCTCCTTGCTCTCTCAGCGGAACCCTtcgtcgtcctcctcctccacctcaaCAGTTTCACAACCTGCCAGCTCCAGCAGCACCTCCACAGGCCCTCAGAACACCTCCACTGTCACCAGCACCTCCACAGCCAGCACTAACAGCAGCACTGCAGCACCCACCTCTGCCACCTCCTCAAACTCTCAGGGTTTGGGAGGCTTAGGATCTAATAAGCCTagttctctccctccctttggCGCGCAAGGAATTCAGCATGCTGGAGCCCAGAACACAGGCACTATAGGGGATGGCCCATCAGCCATGAGCCAGCCGCAGGCTCCTCCTGAGCCCCCTGAGAG cactatggAGAGGGACAAAGTGGGAGTGCCAACAGATGGAGACTCCCATGCTGTCAGCTACCCTCCTGCTATAGTGGTCTACATAGTGGACCCGTTTAGCTATGAGGAGACGAGCAGAGGCTGCAACTCTAGCATGTGGAGTCTGGGACTCCTCTACTGCTATATGGAGATGCTGCAGTTTTTGCCTCCTCATATACGGAATGCCGTGTCTGTGCAA gtGGTTCCCTGCCAGTATCTGCTGCAGCCGGTACGGAGTGAGGAGAGGCATATGTATGCCCAGCATTTGAAGTCCCTGGCTTTCTCTGTGTACACACAGTGCAGGAGGCCTCTCCCAAACTCCACAAATGTCAAAACACTAACAGGTTTTGGCCCTGGACTTGCCATAGACACTGCGTTACAGAGCTCCGAG AGGGCAGAGTTTGTGCGTCTCTACACACCACCGTTCGTCCTGGCTCCAGTGAAGGACAAGCAGACAGAGTTGGGTGAGACCTTTGGCGAGGCAGCTCAAAAACACAACGTCCTCTTTGTGGCCTACTGTTTATCTCATGACCAACGCTGGCTGCTGGCCAGTTGCACCGACCAGTACGGAGAGCTGCTGGAGACTTGCATCATCAGCATAGACGTGCCCAACCG AGCCCGGAGGAAAAAGGGCTCGGCCCGTCGACTTGGCCTTCAGAAGCTCTGGGAGTGGTGTGTGAGCCTGGTGCAGGTGACCTCACTGCCTTGGCGAGTCGTGATTGGTCGGCTTGGTAGAATGGGTCACGGGGAGTTGCAAG ATTGGAGCATCCTGCTAAGCAGGCGTAACCTGCAGTCTCTGAGTCGCCGCTTGAAGGAAATGTGCAGGATGTGTGGCATCTCATCAGCAGACAGTCCCAGCATTCTTAGTGCCTGCTTAGTTGCACTAGAGCCTCAGGCAACATTTGTCATTATGCCAG ACTCTGTGTCTACTGGTTCCGTGTTTGGTCGTAGCACTGCTCTGAACATGCAGACATCACAGCTGAACACACCTCAGGACACCTCTTGCACCCACATATTGGTGTTCCCCACCTCTGCTGTAGTCCAGGTCATTGACACGCCTTTCAATCCCATTCACG ACGCCATGGGCGGTATGGATGTGATCCTGGACTTGCTTGTGTCCGAGAACGACGTAGACCCTGACCTCATTAATATATTACCCAATTCTCCAACCACCTCCCCAGTGCACTCGCCTGGCTCACACTACCACCACGGAGGAGACGGCAGCAAG GGCCAGAGTACAGACCGCATGGAGTCTCACGATGAAACTCCCAACATCCTGCAGCAGCCAATGGCACTGGGTTACTTTGTGTCCACAGCCAAAGCAGGGCCGTTGCCCGAATGGTTTTGGTCCTCCTGCCCTCAGGCCAAGAACCAGTGCCCCCTCTTCCTGaag GCGTCTTTACACCTGCACGTTTCCTCAGTGCAGTCTGACGAGCTGCTGCACAGTAAACACTCCCACCCTCTCGACTCCAACCACACCTCAGATGTGCTCAG GTTTGTCCTGGAGCAGTACAACGCCCTCTCCTGGCTAACCTGTGACCCTGCCACGCAAGACCGCCGCTCTTGTCTCCCTGTGCACTTTGTGGTGCTTAACCAGATGTACAACTTCATCATGAACGTGCTATAA